From one Trueperella pyogenes genomic stretch:
- a CDS encoding MMPL family transporter produces the protein MHSFLTSRRSIPLRILLLIFWLAILAFGGMAQGKISTVTENDPSFFLPESAESTLAGQAARSFQDTTQLPLLVVAVRDDGAALSQSEIGALAQLGKDLPATKIGDGQVLSDVLVQEQIPPIPNEDATAILLPVSLDSAAVNVTAEDGTKVASSVVTAVRAAVADVGLDGVDVYVSGPAGLSADIGAAFAGIDLTLLLVTVALVAIILVVVYRSLFLPFAVLTTAITALCGAVLVTYQLALRDVFSLNGQTQGILAILVIGATTDYSLLIVARYRDELREAGSLAERTPLAALARAVLGSWEPIAASGGTVIAGLLVLLVSDLSSTASLGPIAAIGIVFSILAALTLLPGMLMLPGNRYARVIFWPAHIPDGTPAPSADVFAGHGIWSRWARVVRDNDRKVWVGALVVLVALAAFAPAFRGEGTSQTEQFVDKPESVVGFEVLADAFPIGSVEPVQVIAPEADASELAARIERIDGVESVTPAAEGAGPAGMPARGGQPGDGQPGEGSGRPPAADTTIVKDGKVLLNVATTMPAGDKSARDVVRAIRDVAAEVSPDTLVGGVAAQALDTQDTAWSDIAKIIPLVLGIITLMLMVLLRSVVAPVLLIVANVLSFASAIGITAIIFNWILEYPGADASVPLYSFVFLVALGIDYTIFLMARVREESGKLGTRDGLLRGLAVTGGVITSAGVVLAATFAALAVIPLLFMVQLAIIVPLGLLLDTFIVRTALIAGLVHDIGDPVWLPRKLHSQHEKPQVPESA, from the coding sequence ATGCACTCCTTTTTGACATCGCGCAGGTCTATCCCGCTGCGTATCCTTTTGCTTATTTTTTGGCTCGCGATTCTCGCCTTTGGGGGGATGGCACAGGGCAAGATCTCCACGGTCACGGAAAACGACCCGAGTTTCTTCCTACCTGAATCTGCAGAGTCTACCCTGGCGGGGCAGGCTGCCCGCAGTTTCCAGGACACGACCCAGCTGCCCCTCCTCGTCGTCGCGGTTCGCGACGACGGTGCCGCGCTGAGCCAGTCCGAGATCGGGGCGCTCGCGCAGCTGGGAAAGGATTTGCCAGCTACGAAGATCGGCGATGGACAGGTGCTCTCCGACGTCCTCGTCCAGGAGCAGATCCCGCCGATTCCGAATGAGGACGCCACCGCGATTCTCCTGCCCGTTTCGTTGGACTCAGCGGCCGTGAACGTCACTGCCGAGGATGGCACGAAGGTAGCGAGCTCTGTCGTCACGGCGGTACGTGCAGCGGTTGCAGACGTTGGGCTGGATGGCGTCGACGTCTACGTTTCGGGCCCGGCGGGCCTTTCGGCCGACATCGGCGCCGCCTTTGCTGGCATCGACCTGACGCTCTTGCTCGTGACCGTTGCTTTGGTCGCCATTATCCTCGTGGTGGTCTATCGCTCACTGTTCCTCCCGTTTGCCGTTCTAACGACAGCGATCACGGCGTTGTGCGGAGCCGTGTTGGTGACGTATCAGCTCGCGTTGCGCGATGTGTTCTCACTCAACGGGCAGACCCAGGGCATCTTGGCAATCCTCGTCATCGGTGCGACGACGGACTACTCGCTGCTAATCGTGGCTCGTTATCGCGACGAACTGCGTGAAGCGGGCTCGTTAGCCGAGCGCACTCCGCTTGCGGCTCTAGCCCGCGCCGTACTGGGCTCGTGGGAACCCATCGCCGCCTCCGGTGGTACGGTCATCGCCGGCCTGCTGGTCTTGCTGGTCTCCGACCTGTCTTCGACGGCGTCGCTGGGGCCGATTGCTGCGATCGGGATCGTCTTCTCGATCCTCGCCGCACTCACGCTGCTGCCGGGCATGCTCATGCTCCCAGGCAATAGGTATGCGCGGGTAATCTTCTGGCCGGCCCACATCCCGGATGGGACGCCAGCACCCTCTGCCGACGTCTTCGCCGGCCATGGAATCTGGTCGCGCTGGGCGCGTGTGGTGCGCGATAACGATCGGAAAGTGTGGGTAGGCGCCTTGGTCGTCCTCGTGGCGCTGGCGGCGTTTGCTCCGGCCTTCCGGGGCGAGGGCACCTCCCAGACTGAGCAGTTCGTGGATAAGCCCGAATCTGTGGTCGGTTTCGAGGTGCTCGCCGACGCGTTCCCGATCGGCTCGGTGGAGCCCGTCCAGGTGATCGCGCCTGAAGCAGACGCCAGCGAGCTAGCTGCCCGGATTGAGCGCATCGACGGTGTGGAATCTGTGACGCCCGCGGCTGAAGGTGCAGGCCCGGCTGGCATGCCCGCTCGTGGCGGCCAGCCTGGTGACGGGCAGCCAGGTGAGGGCAGCGGACGCCCGCCTGCTGCGGACACGACAATCGTCAAGGACGGAAAGGTCCTCCTCAACGTCGCTACCACGATGCCGGCGGGGGACAAATCTGCGCGCGACGTCGTGCGCGCGATCCGAGACGTCGCCGCCGAAGTCTCGCCCGATACGCTCGTAGGCGGCGTCGCGGCGCAGGCGCTAGACACGCAAGACACCGCCTGGTCTGACATCGCGAAGATCATTCCGCTCGTACTGGGCATCATCACGCTCATGCTCATGGTGCTCCTGCGATCCGTGGTTGCGCCTGTCCTGCTCATCGTGGCGAACGTTCTCTCTTTCGCTTCGGCGATCGGTATTACGGCGATCATCTTCAACTGGATCTTGGAGTACCCAGGTGCGGACGCCTCGGTGCCGTTGTATTCATTCGTCTTCCTCGTGGCGCTCGGGATCGATTACACGATCTTCCTCATGGCACGCGTACGCGAAGAGTCGGGCAAACTGGGCACCCGCGACGGCCTCCTGCGCGGCCTGGCAGTTACGGGCGGGGTCATCACCTCGGCGGGCGTGGTTCTCGCGGCAACTTTCGCGGCGCTCGCCGTCATACCGCTGCTGTTCATGGTGCAGCTGGCGATCATCGTCCCACTTGGCCTGCTCCTAGACACCTTCATCGTGCGCACGGCCCTCATCGCGGGCCTCGTCCACGACATTGGCGATCCCGTGTGGCTGCCGCGCAAGCTGCACTCACAGCATGAAAAACCCCAAGTGCCTGAAAGCGCTTAG